The proteins below are encoded in one region of Planctomycetota bacterium:
- a CDS encoding isomerizing glutamine--fructose-6-phosphate transaminase: MCGIVGYVGPRPALEILLDGLKRLEYRGYDSAGVVVLNGRGLVAEKAPGKIASLEARLRGRALHGGTGLGHTRWATHGGVTRSNAHPHFSCDRRVAVVHNGIIENCDALRRALAGHAFRSQTDTEVIPHLIERFLPEVGGDPLRAVARAVREMSGSFAVGVAFADRPGFLVAARANCPLVLGLGEGENFLASDPSALLPHTRRIVPLEEGELATLDASGVRLFDRALRPVSRAPLRIDWEAEGAAKGGYAHFMLKEIHEQPQTLAAEFAGREEGLGGELDLPVGRLKRVVLAGCGTAWHAALVGKVAVEELAGLPAEAGLSSELRYGDSPFGPETLVVAISQSG, translated from the coding sequence ATGTGCGGAATCGTCGGTTACGTCGGCCCCCGGCCGGCGCTCGAAATCCTGCTGGACGGCCTCAAGCGCCTGGAATACCGCGGCTATGACTCGGCGGGCGTGGTCGTGCTCAACGGCCGGGGACTCGTGGCGGAGAAGGCGCCGGGAAAGATCGCCTCTCTCGAGGCCCGCCTCCGCGGCCGGGCGCTTCACGGAGGCACGGGGCTGGGCCACACGCGGTGGGCGACGCACGGAGGGGTCACCCGGTCGAACGCGCATCCCCACTTCTCCTGCGACCGCCGGGTCGCCGTGGTCCACAACGGCATCATCGAGAACTGCGACGCGCTGCGCCGGGCGCTGGCGGGCCATGCCTTCCGGTCGCAGACCGACACCGAAGTCATCCCCCATCTCATCGAGCGATTCCTTCCCGAAGTCGGCGGCGACCCGCTTCGAGCCGTGGCCCGCGCCGTGCGTGAGATGAGCGGAAGTTTCGCCGTGGGCGTGGCCTTCGCGGACCGGCCGGGCTTTCTCGTGGCGGCGCGGGCCAACTGCCCGCTCGTTCTCGGTCTGGGCGAAGGCGAGAACTTCCTGGCGAGCGACCCGTCGGCGCTCCTGCCGCATACGCGGCGGATCGTTCCCCTCGAGGAGGGCGAGCTGGCGACCCTGGACGCGTCCGGGGTGCGCCTCTTCGATCGCGCGCTGCGTCCCGTCTCGCGGGCGCCTCTCCGGATCGACTGGGAGGCGGAGGGGGCGGCCAAGGGGGGCTATGCGCATTTCATGCTCAAGGAGATCCACGAGCAGCCGCAGACGCTGGCGGCGGAATTCGCCGGGCGGGAGGAGGGGCTGGGAGGGGAGCTGGATCTTCCGGTGGGGCGCCTGAAGCGGGTGGTGCTGGCGGGGTGCGGGACGGCCTGGCACGCGGCCCTGGTGGGGAAGGTGGCGGTGGAGGAGCTTGCGGGGCTGCCGGCGGAGGCGGGGCTTTCGAGCGAGCTTCGATACGGGGATTCCCCCTTCGGGCCGGAGACGCTGGTGGTGGCGATTTCGCAGTCGGGG